In a genomic window of Chrysemys picta bellii isolate R12L10 chromosome 1, ASM1138683v2, whole genome shotgun sequence:
- the LOC135977193 gene encoding uncharacterized protein LOC135977193 — protein sequence MQSSPAVMAMQSVNRKRAPAWTDREVLDLIAVWGDESVLSELRSKRRNAKIYEKISKDMAERGYSRDATQCRVKIKELRQGYQKTKEANGRSGSHPQTSRFYEALHSILGAAATTTPPVTVDSEDGILSTAGSSDMLGDGEDEEGDEEGEAVGSSHNADFPDSQDLFITLTEIPYEASPAITPDTESGEGSATPSATVSQPSLESHSQRLARIRRRKKRTREDMFSELMASSQAQASQQTQWRENLTRMHQANMDREERWRQEDQQATLTLLGLLREQTDTLRRLVDVLQERRQEDRAPLQSISNRPPPPPSPIPTSPKVQRRRGGRVPANSHSTPAESSSSRRLSFPKI from the exons atgcagagctctccagcagtgatggccatgcagtctgtgaatagaaagagagccccagcatggactgatcgtgaagtcttggatctcatcgctgtgtggggcgatgagtccgtgctttccgagctgcgatccaaaagaaggaatgcaaagatctacgagaagatctctaaagacatggcagagagaggatacagccgggatgcaacgcagtgccgcgtgaaaatcaaggagctgagacaaggctaccagaagaccaaagaggcaaacggacgctccggatcccatccccagacatcccgtttctacgaggcactgcattccatcctcggtgctgccgccaccactaccccaccagtgaccgtggactctgaggatgggatactgtccacggccggttcctcagacatgttaggggacggggaagatgaggaaggagatgaggagggcgaggcagttggcagctctcacaacgctgatttccccgacagccaggatctcttcatcacccttacagagatcccctacgaagcgtccccagccattaccccggacacagaatctggtgaaggatcagcca ccccgtctgcgactgtctcacaacctagcctggaatcacactcccagaggctagcgcggattaggcgtaggaagaagaggacacgggaggacatgttctctgagcttatggcctcttcccaagcccaggcatcacagcagacccagtggcgggagaacttgacccgaatgcaccaagccaacatggatcgggaggagaggtggcggcaggaagaccagcaggcgactctaacgctgcttggactactgagggagcaaacggacacgctccggcgccttgtggatgttctgcaggaacggaggcaggaggacagagccccgctgcagtccatctctaaccgccctcccccgccaccaagtcccatacccacctcacccaaagtgcaaagaaggagaggcggcagagtccctgctaactctcactccacccctgcagagagctctagtagcagaaggctctcatttcccaaaatttga